The proteins below are encoded in one region of Paenibacillus albus:
- a CDS encoding flagellar hook-length control protein FliK yields the protein MQMSVSNAPASVSTSGAPASSGAVKGSDNKAFVQTLAQTLSGTPGANASGEAAGEASVMPKTPANLLASLLSGNLSKDDLLAAIDSLLKQLDDSDADQLADTTTEGNLTDALGQLDSLMSLLTGMPMANQVVPDLQGDLNNGLSADSTGAQAGTADTKLGVIAALSAAGTQATAEQALAQQANTTSSDVKSANVEAIASLKSGLQEALTDLRTLVQQSKSSGAAGRDQNVLISKQLLATEQLINGSKPDLQAAMQALAESAGGEQVDTIRSVQTASVTTSSHLQRMSHQLLHVGLLKVVPKAEEQQGQADSDQPINAMVAPNVTLNQDMQRTQMTASKQIIEQPVPVNQFASTVQGLVVKQFQVSSGNGLSQAQLTLYPEHLGQVNVNISVHGGVVTAQFLTDTVTAKDMLENQLAQLRSTLQSQGLQVDKLEVSQTASQTNFFQEHDRHGQSGREQGASGRGGSSKEAELDFNADLEELTLEQAVDKDLGLGRGIHTTA from the coding sequence ATGCAAATGTCCGTTTCAAATGCACCGGCTAGCGTTTCTACGTCTGGTGCACCAGCATCATCGGGTGCGGTTAAAGGCAGTGACAATAAGGCTTTTGTCCAAACACTTGCACAGACTTTATCAGGCACTCCAGGTGCTAATGCAAGCGGAGAGGCAGCCGGAGAAGCTTCTGTAATGCCGAAGACTCCTGCGAATCTGTTAGCTTCATTGCTCAGCGGCAATCTATCGAAGGATGATCTGCTGGCTGCCATTGACTCTCTGTTGAAGCAGCTCGATGATTCAGATGCTGATCAGCTGGCGGATACGACTACAGAAGGCAACTTGACAGACGCACTTGGTCAATTGGACAGCTTAATGAGCTTGCTTACCGGCATGCCAATGGCTAACCAAGTAGTGCCTGATTTGCAAGGGGATCTGAACAATGGGCTTTCCGCAGATAGTACTGGCGCTCAAGCTGGCACGGCTGATACAAAGCTTGGGGTAATTGCGGCACTTAGTGCGGCAGGGACGCAAGCAACTGCTGAACAAGCACTTGCTCAGCAAGCGAATACGACTAGCTCGGATGTGAAGAGTGCGAACGTTGAAGCTATCGCGTCACTAAAGTCTGGTCTGCAAGAAGCTTTAACCGATCTGCGCACATTAGTGCAGCAAAGTAAGAGCAGCGGAGCGGCTGGACGTGATCAGAATGTACTTATCAGCAAACAACTTCTTGCGACTGAGCAGCTCATTAACGGTTCGAAACCAGACCTGCAAGCTGCGATGCAAGCATTAGCTGAGTCAGCTGGCGGCGAACAAGTAGACACCATTCGCTCGGTTCAAACGGCTTCCGTAACGACAAGCTCGCATCTTCAGCGCATGTCCCATCAGCTCCTTCATGTAGGACTGCTGAAAGTTGTACCGAAGGCTGAGGAGCAACAAGGACAAGCGGATTCAGACCAACCAATAAACGCAATGGTCGCGCCTAATGTCACGTTGAACCAAGATATGCAGCGCACACAGATGACCGCATCTAAGCAAATCATCGAGCAGCCGGTTCCGGTTAATCAGTTCGCATCTACAGTTCAAGGACTTGTAGTCAAGCAATTCCAGGTTTCATCCGGCAACGGTCTATCGCAAGCACAGCTGACCTTGTATCCAGAGCACCTGGGTCAAGTGAATGTGAACATTTCCGTTCATGGCGGTGTAGTAACCGCGCAATTCTTGACCGATACCGTAACGGCGAAGGATATGCTGGAGAATCAGCTGGCACAGCTTCGTTCAACACTGCAATCCCAAGGTCTTCAAGTCGACAAGCTGGAAGTTTCACAGACTGCGTCTCAGACGAATTTCTTCCAAGAGCATGACCGCCATGGTCAGAGCGGCAGGGAGCAAGGGGCTTCTGGACGTGGAGGTTCGAGCAAGGAAGCTGAGCTTGATTTTAACGCGGATCTCGAAGAGCTTACGCTTGAACAGGCTGTGGATAAGGATTTGGGATTAGGTCGAGGCATTCACACAACTGCTTAA
- a CDS encoding flagellar hook capping FlgD N-terminal domain-containing protein has protein sequence MSDRVSTTNVWPYYSSSNVQAATKKQADTSLGKDDFLRILVTQLQNQDPMQPLEDKDFIAQMAQFSSVEQLVNMSDQLTSLRQNLGMVSSMIGKNVQWYDYSDTGEMITKTGAVDSIVIKDKVQYARIGNTDVNLDDIVSIGSQGGEAASE, from the coding sequence ATGTCCGATCGTGTTTCCACCACCAACGTATGGCCTTACTACAGCTCCAGCAATGTACAAGCTGCCACTAAGAAACAAGCGGATACTTCTCTTGGAAAAGATGATTTTCTGCGCATTCTTGTAACGCAGCTGCAGAACCAAGATCCAATGCAGCCTCTCGAGGATAAAGACTTTATCGCTCAGATGGCGCAGTTCTCCTCTGTGGAACAGCTCGTGAATATGTCAGACCAATTGACTAGTCTTCGCCAAAATCTCGGAATGGTTTCGAGTATGATCGGTAAAAACGTGCAATGGTACGATTATTCCGATACGGGTGAAATGATTACGAAAACAGGCGCGGTAGATTCCATTGTCATCAAAGACAAAGTGCAGTATGCGAGAATTGGCAATACCGATGTCAATCTTGATGATATCGTCTCGATCGGTTCTCAAGGCGGTGAAGCAGCCAGTGAGTGA
- a CDS encoding TIGR02530 family flagellar biosynthesis protein, with protein sequence MSDVMKIGHLRLSAAAQIHKAAQKEQTAGRTESFQEVLDRNVLKFSHHAETRMAQRGITLKPETLSKIVNAIDQAAAKGAKDSLVVYQDIAMIVNVPTRTVVTAMDGSKLQGNVFTQIDSAVILN encoded by the coding sequence GTGAGTGATGTCATGAAAATTGGTCATTTACGGTTATCTGCTGCCGCACAAATTCATAAAGCAGCACAGAAGGAACAGACGGCTGGCCGTACCGAGTCGTTTCAAGAGGTACTGGACCGCAATGTTCTGAAGTTTAGCCATCATGCCGAAACACGGATGGCGCAGCGCGGAATTACGCTTAAGCCGGAGACGTTATCAAAGATCGTGAATGCGATCGATCAAGCGGCTGCCAAGGGAGCCAAGGATTCCTTAGTTGTTTATCAAGACATTGCAATGATCGTGAATGTACCGACACGAACGGTCGTTACCGCAATGGATGGAAGTAAACTGCAAGGGAATGTATTCACTCAGATCGACAGTGCAGTCATTTTGAATTAA
- the flgG gene encoding flagellar basal body rod protein FlgG, with protein sequence MLRSMYSGVSGMRGFQTKLDVIGNNIANVNTVGFKAGRVMFKDILSQTVSGVTRPEEGTTGGVNAKQVGLGVAIASIDTVHTPGSAMTTNVPTDVRLDGDGFFAVSPSGDGGAAPYLTRAGNFSLDAAGQLVNGDGMFVLDSNGGPITLDPAEVKSFTISQDGSIVAVGADGTATSTGIQLGVVKVTNPNGLEKIGGNLYRMTPNANIDGEVTLTTANDADAGTGAIISGQLEMSNVDLTSEFTEMIVAQRGFQANSRIITTSDEILQEVVNLKH encoded by the coding sequence ATGTTAAGATCTATGTACTCTGGCGTTTCCGGTATGCGTGGTTTCCAAACGAAGCTGGATGTCATTGGTAACAATATCGCAAACGTTAATACTGTAGGCTTTAAAGCTGGACGCGTAATGTTTAAAGATATTTTGAGCCAAACCGTTTCCGGTGTTACACGTCCTGAAGAAGGTACGACAGGCGGCGTGAATGCGAAGCAAGTAGGTCTTGGCGTAGCAATTGCGTCGATCGACACCGTACATACGCCAGGCAGCGCAATGACAACTAACGTCCCAACTGACGTTCGACTTGACGGTGACGGGTTCTTCGCAGTTTCCCCATCCGGCGATGGTGGAGCAGCTCCATACCTGACTCGTGCAGGTAACTTCTCACTGGATGCGGCAGGCCAGCTTGTGAATGGCGATGGCATGTTCGTACTTGATTCCAACGGCGGTCCAATTACGCTTGATCCGGCTGAAGTGAAATCGTTCACGATTTCCCAAGACGGTTCGATTGTCGCAGTTGGCGCTGACGGCACAGCCACTTCCACAGGCATTCAGCTTGGCGTTGTAAAAGTAACGAACCCGAACGGTCTTGAGAAGATCGGCGGCAATCTATACCGCATGACGCCGAATGCGAACATTGACGGTGAAGTAACGCTGACTACTGCAAACGATGCAGATGCGGGCACAGGCGCAATCATCTCCGGCCAGCTCGAAATGTCGAACGTAGACCTCACTTCCGAGTTTACCGAGATGATCGTTGCACAGCGCGGCTTCCAAGCAAACTCGCGGATCATCACGACTTCCGATGAGATTTTGCAAGAGGTCGTAAACCTGAAGCACTAG
- a CDS encoding flagellar FlbD family protein: protein MIAVTRLNGRTLHINALLVELVEETPDTLITLTTGKKILVLEKATEVISSIQSYLRSIGVYAATLKSDQTEGTSR from the coding sequence ATGATCGCTGTAACGCGACTGAATGGAAGGACCCTACATATCAATGCGCTCCTTGTTGAGCTAGTTGAAGAAACGCCTGATACCTTGATTACATTGACGACAGGTAAAAAAATACTGGTGTTGGAGAAAGCAACCGAAGTCATTTCCTCCATACAGTCTTATCTTCGCTCGATAGGCGTCTATGCGGCGACCTTAAAGAGTGATCAAACGGAGGGAACATCACGATGA
- a CDS encoding flagellar basal body-associated FliL family protein: MKKLLPWLISILLAITLIAIVAVILLNSIMGDDKTNNATNKAANNAASVETKKLTADDRVELTSEIADIKTNLSDPEYLAVLGLAFQLDEKSTKEDFEKIKEIQIKPIIIRTLSDMKPEEINGSAGKDLLCAKLLNLINPELPEGKLIKVEVTNFIVTKL, translated from the coding sequence ATGAAAAAACTGCTGCCCTGGCTGATCTCGATTCTGCTTGCTATCACGCTTATTGCGATCGTGGCTGTTATTCTGCTGAACTCCATTATGGGGGATGACAAGACGAATAACGCGACGAACAAAGCAGCGAATAACGCTGCATCTGTTGAAACGAAGAAGCTTACAGCAGATGACCGCGTAGAATTAACAAGCGAGATTGCGGATATCAAAACCAATCTTTCGGACCCAGAGTACCTCGCGGTTCTTGGGCTTGCTTTTCAATTAGATGAGAAATCAACGAAAGAAGATTTCGAGAAAATTAAAGAGATTCAAATTAAACCGATCATCATCCGTACTTTGTCGGATATGAAGCCAGAAGAGATAAACGGCTCCGCAGGCAAAGACTTGCTCTGCGCGAAGCTGCTCAACTTAATCAACCCGGAGCTGCCGGAAGGCAAGCTGATCAAAGTGGAAGTCACCAACTTTATTGTAACGAAGCTGTAA
- the fliM gene encoding flagellar motor switch protein FliM: MVDVLSQNEIDALLAALSSGEMDAEELKKEETQKKIRLYEFKRAVRFSKDHIRSLTRIHENFARYLTTYFSAQLRTFVQISVVQVEQLPYDEFIRSIPKMTILNIFEAEPLEGRMVLEVHPNVAYAMLDRLLGGQGLAPSKISALTEIETNIMERIFSRAFESLQEAWKTVMDIEPRLEALETNPQFMQIVSPNETIALISLSTKIGDTTGMINLCIPHVVIEPIMSRLSVHHWFVSQKKTRAPEEVEILKQRVTKAKLPIVAELGQSSISIREFLGLSVGDVISLTKTTDQGLDIKVGDKLKFIGSPGSVKDRMAIQIDEVLTEGVEEDYDE; encoded by the coding sequence TTGGTTGATGTTCTGTCGCAGAACGAGATTGACGCACTGCTTGCTGCTTTATCATCCGGGGAAATGGATGCTGAAGAACTGAAGAAGGAAGAGACGCAGAAGAAGATTCGACTCTACGAATTTAAACGTGCGGTCCGTTTCTCGAAGGATCATATCCGGAGCTTGACTAGGATACACGAAAACTTCGCGCGATACTTGACCACCTATTTCTCAGCGCAGCTTCGCACATTTGTCCAAATCAGCGTAGTACAAGTTGAGCAATTGCCTTATGACGAATTCATCCGCTCGATTCCGAAGATGACCATCCTCAATATCTTTGAGGCTGAACCGCTTGAAGGTCGAATGGTGCTTGAAGTTCATCCGAACGTCGCTTATGCGATGCTCGATCGTTTGTTAGGCGGTCAAGGTCTAGCGCCTTCTAAGATCAGCGCGCTGACTGAAATCGAAACGAACATTATGGAGCGAATATTCAGCCGTGCGTTTGAGAGTCTGCAAGAAGCTTGGAAAACCGTTATGGATATCGAGCCAAGACTTGAAGCGCTTGAGACGAATCCGCAGTTCATGCAAATCGTATCACCTAACGAAACAATTGCACTAATCTCGTTAAGCACCAAAATTGGCGATACAACAGGGATGATCAATTTATGTATCCCTCATGTCGTCATTGAGCCTATCATGTCGCGCTTGTCCGTTCATCATTGGTTTGTTTCACAGAAGAAGACAAGAGCGCCAGAAGAGGTAGAAATTCTAAAGCAGCGGGTGACGAAGGCGAAATTGCCTATCGTAGCTGAGCTTGGCCAATCTAGTATTTCGATTCGCGAGTTTCTGGGGCTTTCGGTTGGGGATGTCATATCGCTTACTAAAACAACCGATCAAGGACTTGATATTAAAGTCGGGGATAAGCTGAAATTTATCGGCAGCCCAGGTTCGGTTAAGGATCGTATGGCCATTCAAATCGATGAAGTTCTCACCGAAGGAGTAGAAGAAGATTATGACGAGTAA
- the fliY gene encoding flagellar motor switch phosphatase FliY, whose translation MTSKDYLSQEEIDALLRQSSDEPDMPEPFDREKELNSHLSSIEQDALGEIGNITFGSAATALSTLLGRKVDITTPEVSLIKRSELDDEFPKPHVAVSVSYVDGFQGINSLVIKTKDAQTIADLMLGGEGKLLGSELNEIHISAVQEAMNQMMGSSATSMSTIFNRFVNISPPGIDILDVNNGGGMEQLPQDDSFIKISFRLRIGDLIDSTIMQLLPISFAKEMVDTLMGGSSEPAPAPAPVSTPAPAAVAAAPVPPQAPAPTYAPPPTPAAPPAAAYMPPPMPEYAAAPQMPQTYGAPAGRNVNVQPVQFANFGGAPYVQPEDSNLNLLLDIPLKVTVELGRTQKQIKDILELSQGSIIELDKLAGEPVDILVNNKLIAKGEVVVIDENFGVRVTDIVSQWDRIQKLQ comes from the coding sequence ATGACGAGTAAAGATTACTTATCTCAAGAAGAAATTGATGCCTTGCTGCGTCAATCTTCCGATGAGCCTGATATGCCGGAGCCATTCGACCGAGAGAAGGAATTAAACAGTCACCTCAGCTCAATTGAGCAAGATGCCCTTGGCGAAATCGGTAATATTACGTTCGGCAGTGCAGCGACTGCGCTTTCGACACTGCTTGGCCGGAAGGTAGATATTACAACGCCTGAAGTATCGCTTATTAAACGCAGCGAGCTCGACGATGAGTTCCCTAAACCGCATGTTGCGGTTTCGGTCAGCTACGTGGATGGCTTCCAGGGGATCAACTCCCTCGTCATTAAGACGAAGGATGCCCAAACGATTGCAGACCTGATGCTCGGCGGAGAAGGCAAGCTGCTCGGTTCAGAGCTGAACGAAATTCATATCAGTGCCGTTCAGGAAGCGATGAACCAGATGATGGGATCATCTGCAACCTCAATGTCTACGATCTTCAACCGTTTCGTTAATATCTCGCCACCAGGCATCGACATCCTTGATGTTAATAACGGAGGCGGGATGGAGCAGCTGCCGCAGGACGATTCTTTTATCAAAATTTCGTTCCGTCTAAGAATCGGTGACTTAATCGACTCGACAATCATGCAGCTTCTCCCTATCTCGTTCGCCAAAGAAATGGTAGATACATTGATGGGAGGCTCTTCTGAGCCAGCACCTGCACCAGCTCCGGTAAGCACACCAGCACCTGCAGCCGTTGCAGCAGCTCCTGTGCCGCCACAGGCGCCTGCACCGACTTACGCACCGCCGCCTACACCGGCAGCACCGCCAGCGGCAGCTTATATGCCGCCACCGATGCCGGAGTATGCAGCAGCGCCGCAAATGCCTCAAACATACGGTGCACCAGCAGGCCGGAACGTGAATGTCCAGCCCGTACAATTCGCGAATTTTGGGGGCGCGCCATATGTGCAACCTGAAGACTCGAATTTAAATTTATTGCTCGACATACCGCTTAAGGTCACAGTAGAATTAGGTAGAACTCAGAAGCAAATCAAAGATATTCTTGAATTGTCTCAAGGTTCCATCATTGAGCTGGACAAGCTGGCAGGTGAACCGGTCGACATTCTAGTTAATAACAAGCTGATCGCAAAAGGCGAGGTTGTCGTTATTGATGAGAATTTCGGCGTACGTGTAACTGACATTGTTAGCCAATGGGATCGTATCCAAAAATTACAATAA
- a CDS encoding response regulator, translating into MANRILVVDDAAFMRMMIRDILTKNGYEVVGEAQDGAQAVEKFKEFKPDLITMDITMPEMDGIAALKEIKKLDGNAKVIMCSAMGQQAMVIDAIQAGAKDFIVKPFQADRVIEAIKKTLG; encoded by the coding sequence ATGGCAAATCGCATTTTGGTCGTAGACGACGCAGCATTCATGAGAATGATGATTCGCGACATATTGACGAAAAACGGATACGAAGTAGTAGGGGAAGCGCAAGATGGCGCACAAGCAGTAGAGAAGTTCAAGGAATTCAAGCCTGACCTGATCACGATGGATATTACAATGCCTGAAATGGACGGCATCGCAGCATTGAAAGAAATTAAGAAGCTAGACGGCAACGCGAAAGTCATTATGTGCTCCGCTATGGGTCAACAAGCGATGGTTATCGATGCGATTCAAGCTGGCGCGAAAGACTTTATCGTAAAACCGTTCCAAGCTGACCGCGTAATTGAAGCGATCAAGAAAACATTAGGTTAA
- a CDS encoding flagellar biosynthetic protein FliO, whose amino-acid sequence MEALKKYRLAGLTISGWLVTASLASADPSAEDGKPVIGTNIGYYVWVIVALMIVIGLILLVIKFLASRNRGWGTSRALRTLGGIPLGQNKSVQVIELAGRVYVVGVGEDITLLDKIEDPELAGSVLAAIEQQNGRAWNSPTITDFLSKFRKNAKADEPTSEPWQEAVSFKELLNNGMMRQSGQKQKVEELLHEQKQNDRLLDE is encoded by the coding sequence ATGGAAGCTTTAAAGAAATATCGGCTTGCTGGCTTAACCATCTCCGGCTGGTTAGTGACAGCAAGTCTCGCATCAGCAGACCCATCAGCTGAAGATGGCAAACCCGTCATAGGAACCAACATTGGTTACTATGTCTGGGTTATCGTCGCACTGATGATCGTCATTGGACTCATTCTTCTCGTTATCAAATTTCTAGCCAGCCGCAATCGCGGATGGGGAACGAGCAGAGCTCTTCGCACTTTAGGCGGTATCCCGCTTGGCCAGAACAAGTCCGTGCAAGTCATTGAGCTGGCAGGAAGAGTGTATGTCGTCGGTGTTGGTGAAGACATTACACTGCTGGACAAGATCGAGGATCCAGAGCTTGCTGGAAGTGTACTCGCTGCAATCGAACAGCAGAATGGACGCGCATGGAACTCACCAACGATTACTGATTTTCTGAGCAAATTCCGCAAGAACGCAAAGGCTGATGAGCCTACGAGCGAGCCGTGGCAAGAAGCAGTTTCATTCAAGGAGCTGCTAAACAACGGTATGATGCGGCAATCGGGTCAGAAGCAGAAGGTTGAAGAGCTGCTGCACGAGCAAAAACAAAATGATCGGTTGTTGGACGAATGA
- the fliP gene encoding flagellar type III secretion system pore protein FliP (The bacterial flagellar biogenesis protein FliP forms a type III secretion system (T3SS)-type pore required for flagellar assembly.) gives MNRKIVWTVLAFQLFGLLFHAHAFAEPLPNVSVSIGDGSGSGTPDSSALSLLLIITVLSVAPGILVLMTSFTRIVIVLGFVRTSLGTQQMPPNQVLVGLALFLTFFIMSPTLGTMNQVALQPYLKGELTQTQALSKAAVPLKKFMMNQTREKDLLLFLKYTKTEKPKSYEDVPITVMVPAYALSELRTSFQMGFMIFIPFLIIDMVVASTLMAMGMMMLPPVMISLPFKILLFVLVDGWYLIVKSLLLSFNG, from the coding sequence ATGAACAGAAAAATCGTATGGACAGTTCTTGCATTTCAATTGTTTGGCTTACTCTTTCATGCACATGCTTTTGCCGAGCCGCTTCCGAATGTAAGTGTCAGCATTGGTGACGGAAGTGGAAGTGGCACGCCGGATTCCAGCGCTTTGTCGCTTCTGCTCATCATTACAGTGCTTAGCGTTGCGCCAGGCATTCTTGTTCTGATGACGAGCTTTACTCGAATTGTAATTGTGCTCGGTTTCGTTCGGACATCCCTTGGTACGCAGCAAATGCCTCCGAACCAAGTGCTTGTCGGACTGGCATTGTTTCTGACCTTCTTTATTATGTCACCAACTTTGGGCACGATGAATCAGGTTGCACTTCAGCCTTACTTGAAAGGCGAGCTAACGCAGACGCAGGCGCTGAGTAAAGCGGCCGTTCCGCTCAAGAAGTTTATGATGAATCAGACGCGTGAGAAAGACTTGCTGCTCTTCCTGAAGTATACGAAGACGGAGAAGCCAAAATCTTACGAGGATGTGCCGATTACGGTGATGGTTCCGGCTTATGCGCTTAGTGAGCTTCGAACGTCATTTCAGATGGGCTTCATGATTTTCATTCCTTTTCTCATCATTGATATGGTTGTCGCCAGTACGCTAATGGCGATGGGGATGATGATGCTGCCGCCTGTAATGATTTCGCTCCCGTTCAAAATTTTGCTATTCGTACTCGTAGATGGCTGGTACTTAATCGTCAAATCATTGCTGCTTAGTTTCAATGGGTAG
- the fliQ gene encoding flagellar biosynthesis protein FliQ, whose amino-acid sequence MSTDFIIALAGQAVFTVLKASAPMLLIGLIVGLAVSIFQATTQIQEQTLAFVPKVAAVLLSILIFGPWILNTLVDFTYNLLNNLYKYIG is encoded by the coding sequence ATGAGTACTGATTTCATCATTGCTTTAGCAGGGCAGGCCGTATTTACGGTGCTTAAGGCTAGTGCGCCAATGCTCCTGATCGGCCTCATCGTCGGTTTGGCCGTCAGTATTTTTCAAGCAACAACGCAGATTCAAGAACAAACACTGGCTTTTGTCCCAAAAGTTGCTGCAGTACTGCTGTCCATTCTTATATTTGGGCCGTGGATACTGAACACACTGGTCGATTTCACCTACAACCTGCTGAATAACTTGTATAAATACATCGGATAG
- the fliR gene encoding flagellar biosynthetic protein FliR, translating to MEMFLQGFPIFLLIFCRITAFFVVAPVFSTRNVPNTFKLGFCFFISLLVFLTYGLKQTIVPDAEYILAIIREILAGVLLGFTAYLFFTIINTAGSFIDMQIGFGMANILDPMTGASAPLLGNFKGMIATLVFLSINGHHFLLSALIQSYEWIPISNALFAHIHSGSISSFMTTMLVQSFMLALQMSAPLVVAMFLTDVGLGFLARTAPQYNVFVIGIPIKLLVGLLMLSVMMPGLIIIYEHLFDQMFAAMQKLFSILQGPAA from the coding sequence ATGGAGATGTTTCTTCAAGGATTCCCTATTTTTTTGCTTATTTTTTGTCGAATAACAGCCTTTTTCGTCGTAGCTCCTGTCTTTTCGACTCGAAATGTGCCAAATACGTTTAAATTGGGATTCTGCTTTTTTATTTCATTACTCGTGTTTTTAACTTACGGCTTGAAGCAAACGATTGTGCCGGATGCGGAATATATACTTGCTATTATTCGCGAGATTCTCGCTGGCGTTCTGCTAGGCTTTACCGCTTACTTGTTCTTCACGATCATTAACACAGCCGGCAGCTTCATTGATATGCAGATTGGCTTCGGGATGGCGAACATCCTGGACCCGATGACTGGTGCATCGGCGCCGCTGCTCGGTAACTTCAAAGGTATGATTGCTACACTTGTGTTCCTGTCGATTAATGGGCATCACTTCTTGCTCTCGGCACTTATACAAAGCTATGAATGGATTCCTATCTCGAATGCGTTATTTGCTCACATACATTCAGGAAGCATCTCCTCGTTCATGACGACGATGCTCGTTCAATCCTTCATGCTTGCCCTTCAAATGTCGGCGCCGCTCGTCGTAGCGATGTTCCTGACAGATGTAGGACTCGGATTTCTCGCTCGTACAGCACCTCAATATAACGTGTTTGTAATCGGGATACCCATTAAGCTGCTTGTTGGATTGCTTATGCTGAGCGTAATGATGCCGGGATTGATTATCATTTATGAGCATTTATTCGACCAAATGTTCGCTGCCATGCAGAAGCTTTTCTCCATTCTACAAGGTCCTGCAGCTTAA
- the flhB gene encoding flagellar biosynthesis protein FlhB: MLKYRFTLDLQLFSQEKTERATPRKRSEARQKGQLAKSQEIAAALILLFIFLSFFALGGYYKVRILHIFGLIFEQKLLMDVTTSNVISLFTDLMLQGFLLLAPIFGITVFVALAANYWQVGFLFIGEPLKMKLNKLNPISGFKHIVSMHSLVEFIKNILKLSLIGLVVYQALWSERAEIMNLARVPIGSIFSYVASITIKLGIEIGVVLVILAVFDYMYKRFEHEKSLRMSKQDIKDEHKKTEGDPLIKGKIRERQRRIALQRMMQEVPKADVVITNPTHFAIALKYDGATMEAPTVIAKGMDFVALRIKDVAKEHGVIMMENRPLARALYDRAEIGDTIPADLFQAVAEVLAYVYKLKQKVK, encoded by the coding sequence ATGTTGAAGTACCGTTTCACGCTCGATCTGCAGCTGTTCTCTCAGGAAAAGACAGAGCGTGCAACACCAAGAAAACGGAGTGAAGCACGTCAGAAGGGTCAGCTTGCTAAAAGTCAGGAAATAGCCGCAGCGCTCATTCTGTTATTTATTTTTCTAAGCTTCTTCGCTCTAGGTGGTTATTACAAAGTACGCATTCTGCATATTTTCGGATTGATTTTTGAACAGAAATTGTTGATGGATGTAACGACGAGCAACGTAATTTCATTGTTCACCGACCTCATGCTGCAGGGCTTCCTACTTCTGGCTCCGATCTTCGGCATTACAGTGTTCGTTGCGTTGGCGGCGAATTATTGGCAAGTCGGATTCCTGTTCATCGGCGAGCCACTTAAGATGAAGCTTAATAAACTGAATCCCATTAGTGGATTCAAGCATATCGTTTCGATGCATTCGTTAGTCGAGTTCATCAAAAATATTTTGAAATTGTCGTTAATTGGCCTGGTTGTTTATCAAGCGCTATGGAGCGAGAGAGCGGAGATTATGAATCTCGCGCGAGTTCCTATCGGCAGCATCTTTAGTTACGTAGCAAGTATCACGATAAAGCTCGGAATTGAGATTGGCGTAGTCCTTGTTATTCTCGCAGTCTTTGATTACATGTATAAGCGGTTTGAGCACGAGAAGAGCTTACGTATGTCCAAGCAAGATATCAAAGATGAGCACAAGAAGACAGAGGGCGATCCGCTCATTAAAGGTAAGATCAGAGAGCGTCAACGGCGCATCGCACTGCAGCGTATGATGCAGGAAGTGCCTAAGGCTGATGTAGTGATCACGAACCCGACTCACTTCGCGATCGCGCTCAAGTATGATGGGGCGACGATGGAAGCTCCGACCGTTATTGCTAAAGGGATGGATTTCGTAGCATTGCGGATCAAGGACGTGGCGAAGGAGCATGGTGTCATAATGATGGAAAACAGGCCGCTTGCCAGAGCGTTGTACGATCGGGCTGAAATTGGTGATACGATTCCAGCCGATCTTTTCCAAGCTGTGGCGGAAGTGCTGGCATATGTATATAAATTGAAACAAAAAGTGAAGTAA